GGGCTGTCCAGTTGCAGTGACCTTCAGGGTGAGACAGAGCAAAGAAGTGTGGTCAGGGTGTAGATGACCCTTTCTCAGGCTTGGCTGGGGAGAAGCCAGGGCAATAGGCCACGTTTGGTAGGGTTGAGGGAGAGGAAATTTTTTGGCTGAGAAAGCAGTGGAGAAGAATCAAGGAgaggggacaaatggagctcactgTCTGAGTGCTGAGCGCAGAGAAAAGGATGGTGTGGGCTTTGTGTCTGCCTAGGGATTGGCTGGGTGTGTAAGTCCTTAGCTGTGAGTGGTACTGTCAACCACTCATCAAATGTTAATTGACTGCCTACTGGGTGCCAGGGAGTGCCTAGAACTGGAGATTCAGTAGAGAATACACTTTGTCACCCTGATTCCTGAGGAGGCCAGAGTGTGGAGGCAGAGGGGACGTAAGACAAAGCCTGGTCCTCCCTTTCCTGGAGGACTCAACGCTCTTGAGCAACCCTGCCTATGACACTCCCCATGGGCCCCAGGAGAGGCCAAGATGTTGTCAGGGAGATGGAGAAACCATTTCTTCATCTTCCACAGGAGGCTTCCCTCGCCCACTGCCCAGCAATCCCGTGAGGCAACAGCAGGGGCTGAGGCAAGTCCAGCTCACAGCCGGGGGGGAGATCAGGGATGGGGCAGGTCAGGAAGATGCGTGGTTGGGCCATTGCATCAGGCCCAGGAGGAGCATAAAGGAGGGTCCTGTATGCTGGGAGGAGGCCGACTTGGGGATCATGGAGACCCAgagggccagccttgccctggggCGGTGGCCACTGTGGCTACTACTGCTGGGACTAGTGGTGCCCTCGGCCAGCGCCCAGACCCTCAGCTACAGGGAGGCCGTGATTCGTGCTTTGGATCAGCTCAACGAGCGGTCCTCAGAAGCTAATCTCTACCGCCTCCTGGAGCTGGACCTGCCTCCCAAGACCGTGAGTcaggaggggcctggggagggggccgtCTCCCACTAGTCTTGGCCACGCTGTCACCGCCTCTGCTCCGGCTGTACCTTCTGTCAGTAAGACACTTCTCCCTCTAGGTGGGctcccacctcttccaggaaacctTCCCAGAGCTGGGTCCCCTCCCAGCATGAGAGCTTCCTGCCTTAGCATCTCTACTGTGGGAACAGGCGCCCTGTACACCCTGTTCGGGCTTAAGGGGCTTCTGGGACCTCCACGGATGGAGGGGGGGTCCTTGGCTCTGTGATGTGACTTCCTGGCTTTAGTCCCCTCTGCTCCTCGTTGTCTCCGTACCAGGGAGGGCTCTGCTCAGCCTGGAGGTTCTAGTGATGAGGCCTCTCAGGCGACCCCTGACTTCCCTCAGCCCCTCAGAGGTGCAGATGGTCTCATCAGAGCTGGTGTGAGATCCGCTCCTGCTCTCTGTGTGCCCGTGAGGCCTGGAACGGGCTCTGTCCCTTCCCCCGTGCACCCAGCACc
Above is a genomic segment from Eubalaena glacialis isolate mEubGla1 chromosome 7, mEubGla1.1.hap2.+ XY, whole genome shotgun sequence containing:
- the LOC133094685 gene encoding cathelicidin-1-like; its protein translation is MVWRADSGLGRAWNQRRRSLEAVATLERREDGGGFPRPLPSNPVRQQQGLRQVQLTAGGEIRDGAGQEDAWLGHCIRPRRSIKEGPVCWEEADLGIMETQRASLALGRWPLWLLLLGLVVPSASAQTLSYREAVIRALDQLNERSSEANLYRLLELDLPPKTDGDPDTPKPVSFTVKETVCPRTTQQSPEQCDFKENGLVKQCVGTVTLNQVRGNFDITCNKAQSVRITKLPWAPPQPTRICRVIVMRVCR